A region of the Arsenicicoccus dermatophilus genome:
TGGGCGCCGGCGTCGGTGAGGCGGGCCAGCGCGTCGGACAGCAGCGCCACGGTCTGCGGTGCCGGCAGCGCCCGGTCGTAGACGTCCCCGGCGACGGCCACGACGTCCACGCCCTCGGAGCGCACCACGTCCACGAGGTGGTCGAGGTAGAGCTCCTGGGCAGGCAGCAGCCCCACCTGGTGGAAGGAACGCCCCAGGTGCCAGTCGGAGGTGTGCAGCATCCGCATGGCCCACACAGTAGGAGCGGGCACCGACAGACCCCGCACCCGGACCCGGCGCGTCTGTCATCCGAGCAGGACGCGCCGGTAACCACCAGGGTGTAGTCCCCTGTCGGGCATGGGTCAGGAGATCACCGCCGGGATCAACGCGAGGGAGCACCGTCAGCGCTACCGCGAGAAGGTGCAGCAGTGCGTCGACGTCCTCGAACGCATGCTGCGGCTCAAGGACTTCGAGACGAGCGAGCCGCAGGCGGGTCTGGAGATCGAGCTCAACCTCGTCGGCCCGGACATGCGGGCGAGCATGACCAACGAGCACGTCCTGGCCCAGATCGACGACCCGATCTTCCAGACCGAGCTGGCGCGCTACAACATCGAGCTCAACGTGGATCCCGAGCCGCTGGCCGGTGACCGTGGGCTCGACCTGGAGGCCCACCTGCGCGAGCACCTGGACGCCGCCCGGTCGCGCACCGGCGACGTGGAGATCGTCACCGTCGGGATCCTGCCGACCCTGATGCCCGAGGAGCTCACCCGCGACGCGATCACCCCGAGCCCGCGCTACCTCGCGCTGGACGAGGCGATCATGGAGGCGCGCGGCGAGGACCTGCTGCTGGACATGGAGGGGCGCTCGGGGGAGCGGCTGACGACCTTCGTCGACACCATCGCCGCGGAGTCCGCGTGCACCTCGGTGCAGTGCCACCTGCAGGTGGCGCCGGTCGACTTCGCCGCCAGCTGGAACGCCGCCCAGGCGATCGCGGGCGTGCAGCTGGCGGTGGGCGCCAACTCGCCCTACCTCTTCGGGCGTCAGCTGTGGGCCGAGACCCGCATCCAGCTCTTCCACCAGGCCACCGACACCCGGCCGATCGAGCTGCGCAACCAGGGCGTGCGGCCCCGGGTGTGGTTCGGGGAGCGGTGGGTGACGAGCATCTTCGACCTCTTCGAGGAGAACGTGCGGTACTTCCCGGCGCTGCTGCCCGAGATGAGCGACGAGGACCCGGTGCAGGTCCTGGAGTCCGGTGCGGCGCCGGTGATGTCCGAGCTCACGCTGCACAACGGCACGGTCTACCGCTGGAACCGGCCGATCTACGACACCGTCGACGGCAAGCCCCACCTGCGGGTCGAGAACCGTGTCCTGCCCGCCGGACCCACCGTCGCCGACACGGTCGCCAACGCGGCGCTCTACTACGGCCTGGTCAACGCGCTGGTGCGCCAGGAGCGGCCGGTGTGGTCCAAGATGAGCTTCGCGGCCGCCAAGGAGAACTTCTTCGCCGGGGCCCGGCGCGGCTTCAACGCGCACCTGTACTGGCCCGGCCGGGGTGACGTGCCCGTCGACGAGCTGGTCCTGCGCCAGCTGCTGCCGATGGCCGACGCCGGCCTGGAGGACTGGGGGGTGTCCACCAAGGCGCGCGACCGCTACCTCGGGATCGTCGAGGACCGGTGCAAGGCCGAGCGCAACGGCGCCTCCTGGCAGGTCGCGTGCGTGGAGCGGCTCGAGGAGCGGGGGGCCAACCGCGACGAGGCCCTGCGGCGGATGCTGCAGCGGTACATCGAGCAGATGCACGAGGGCGAGCCGGTCCACACCTGGTCACTGCCTCGCTGAGCGGCGGTATGCCGGACGGGACCTCCGGCATACCGCCGGGACCGGGCGGGGTCACCCGCTCAGTGCGGGGCAGGCTGGTTCCACCGCTGGATCGACGGGGATCGCCGCTCGTAGCCGAGCACGCTGACCGAGCCCGCGTCGAGCTCGAGCTGGGCGCCGAAGCGTGGCTCGGTGCGAAGCCAGACGCTGGTGAGGATCCGCGTGGTGTGGCCGTGGCCGACGAGCGCGACGTCCTTGCCGTCGACGAGCAGCGGCATGACCCGGTCGATGACGGTCCGCACCCGGGCCGCGACCTGCTCGATGGACTCGCCGGGGGTGTCGCCGGGCACGACGCCGTCCTGCCACACGGTCCAGTCGTAGCCCAGCTCCTCGCGGATCTCGGCGGTCGTGCGGCCCTCGTAGCCGCCGTAGTCCCACTCGACCAGGTCCGCGTCGACCTGGGTGCCAGTGAGGCCGACGAGCTCGGCGGTGCGGCGGGCGCGCTCCAGCGGCGACGTCAGCACCAGCGCGAAGTCGAACTCCTCGAGCAGCACGGCCGATCGCCGGGCCGCCTCCTCGCCGGCGGCCGTGAGCGGGATGTCGCTGAGGCCGGTGTGCCTCATCGCCTTGGACCACTCGGTCTCGCCGTGGCGCATCAGGACGAGGCGGCCCTCGGGGACGGGACGGCCGGGCTGGGCGCCGGGCGCGCCGGTGCGGGTCACGGTGGTCTCGGTCACGGTGGCAGGCTAAGCGCTATGACGACTCCAGGAAGCCCTGACACCCGCCGCGCCGTCGACATGGAGCGGACCTCCCTCGGGTTCTACACCGCGACCAACGTGCGGGGTGGCACCCTGCGCGTGGGCAGCGGCGAGGACGCCGACTTCACCCCGGTGGAGCTGCTGCTCGCGGCGATCGGCGGGTGCACCATGATCGACGTCGACAACATCACCTCCCGGCGTGCGGAGCCCACCCACCTGCGGGTCACGGTGAGCGGGGACAAGGTCAAGGTCGACGGGGCCGCACAGATGACCGGGCTGACCGTGACCTGGGACGTGGCCTATCCCGAGGGCCCCGAGGGAGACCAGGCGCGGGCCGTCCTGCACGACACCATCCGGATGTCGCACGACCGGCTCTGCACGGTGGGCCGCACGGTCGAGGTGGGCTCGCCGATCGGCGACGAGATGGCCTGACCGACCGGTTGTCCACAGGCGTCGCGGATTCGGGCCGGCCGTCCACAGGTCACCTCTGCGCCCGGGTCGCCGCCTCCCGCGGCGGGTCAGACTGGCGGCCAGGAGGTGGTGACCGATGAGCGGCTCGGTGGTCGAGCAGGATGCGGTCCGGGAGCTGATGGGCGCCCGGCCGGGGGAGTGCGTGGTCTGCTACACGGGCCGGATGGTGGAGCGGTTCGGGTGCGACGGGTCCTGGCGGTGGGTGCAGACCTGGCGCGGACAGTGCGCGCCCCGCGCCTGCCGGGTCGAGGGGCGCATGGCAGCCCGCGGCGCGAGCTGCGACTGCGAGATCCACCTTCGCGGCTACGAGATCGAGCCACGGCTGCTCTCGGTCGCCTGGGACGGGCTCGTCGACGGCGCCCCGCAGTGCCTGGGCGTCAGGAAGGGCTCCACCCAGCCCTGCCGCCTGTGGCGACCCCCGGTGCCCGGCTGGTGGGTGACGACCACCCACCTGGCCCGGACCTGAGGTCACTGCTGGACGTCGACCGGCCCCACGAGACCCTTGGTGGGATCGGACGCGCCCACCCCGCAGTCGAATCCCGCGCGCTCGGGCAGGGGGGCCTCGGAGCAGACCTGTCCCGAGACGACCGCGCCGGAGCGGAGCTGGGCGCCGCCGGGCAGCCGGACGGTGGTCCCGTCGTCCGCCCAGGTCGTGCCGTGGGGAAGGACGAGGGGTGAGCCGTCGAGCTCGAAGCAGCCGCGCGGGTTCTGCGTCACCAGGCCGGTGACCCGCGTCGTGCGGCAGTCCCGGACCTCTCCGACGTAGGTCACCAGCGTCTTGCCGTTGCGCTCGTCCGCGGCGGTGACGGGCGCTGCGCACGCGCTCAGCAGGGCGGCGCCGGCCACCAGGGCGGCGCGCAGCAGGCGGGAGGTCGAGGGCACGCGGCGAGCCTAGTCTCAGGCGGGGGCGCCATGGCCGAGGCAGACGACCGGCGTGGTGGCGTTCGCCCTGGTGGTGACGGACCCGGTGGCGTCGGACGCGGCGGCCGCGCCCCCGTGCGAGGGGTCGGCCGGGCTGGGGTGCACCACGGCGTCGCCGAGGCGGGGGAGGGCCGCGTGCATCCGGGTCTGCACGACGTGGGCGACCTCGTGGGCCTCGGCGAACGACAGGGTGGGATCCACCTGGACCCGAGCGGTCGCGTGCAGGGTGTGCCCGATCCAGCGCAGCTGGAGGCGCGTGACCCCCAGCACGCCCGGGGTCGTGGCGGCGGCCTCGTGCGCGAGGTGGACGAGCCGGGGTTCCACGGCATCCATGAGCCGCCGGCCGACCTGCACGACGGCCTGGCGGAGCACGCCGACGATGGCGAGGGCGATGAGCAGACCGACCGCCGGGTCGGCCCAGGGCAGGCCGAGGGCGACGCCTGCGGCGCCGAGCACCACGGCCAGCGAGGTGAACCCGTCGGTGCGAGCGTGCAGCCCGTCCGCCACCAGGGCGGCGGAGCCGATCTGCCGGCCCACGCGGATGCGATAGCGCGCCACGAGCTCGTTGCCGAGGAATCCCACGACGCCGGCGGCCGCGACGGCCCACAGCCCGGTGACCTCGCGCGGGTGCAGCAGCCGGTCCACGGCCTCCCACCCGGCCAGCAGGCTCGACAGGGCGATCATCGCGACGACGAAGACGCCGGCCAGGTCCTCGGCCCGCCCGTAGCCGTAGGTGTAGCGGTCGTCCGCGGGCCGCCGGCCCAGCCAGAAGGCGAGGAGCAGCGGGATCGCCGTCGCGGCGTCCGCCACGTTGTGCAGGGTGTCGCCCAGCAGGGCCACCGATCCGGTGAGCGCCACGACCACGCCCTGCAGCACTGCGGTGACCGCCAGTCCCGCGAGGCTGATCCACAGGGCACGTCGTCCCCTGACGTCGGCCTCGAGGGCGTCGTCCACCTGATCGGCGGGATCGTGGGAGTGGGCGCCGACGAGGTCGGAGAGGGTATGCCGGGCCCGGGCTGCGAGGCCGCCGCCATGGCCGTGGTGGTGGCCCTCGTCGTGGTGGTGGTGACCGCCGTGGCCGTGGCCGTCGTGCTCGGCGTGGTCGTGCTCGCGACGGGGGTGCTCGTCGTGCGAGCGGGGTCGGCCGTTCATCAGCTCTCCTGGCGTCGGTGGTGGGCGGGGACGTCGTCCAGCAGGTGCTCCACGTGGCCGATGGTGTCCACGACGAGCTGGCGGACATGGCCGTTCTCGACGCGATAGAGCACCGAGGAGCCCTGCTTGCGGGTGATGACAAGTCGCGCCATACGCATCCGGGCCAGGTGCTGGGAGACGCCGGGGACCGGGCGGCCGGTGAGCGCGGCGAGCTCGGACACCGAGCGTTCCTCGTCGAGCAGGAGGCCGGCGAGCTGCAGCCGGGTGGGGTCGGCGAGGACCCGCAGCACCTCGACGGCGAGCGAGACCACGTCGTCGGACCAGACGGGCTCTTGCGGACTTGCATGCATGCGCAAAGACTAGGGCCAGGGTGGGGCACACGCCAGGGGTGGGTCCGTCAGCGCAGGTCGGGCGCGAGCAGCTCGAAGAGCTCGTGGTCCTGGTAGCGGCCGTCGATGTGGAGGTACTTCGTCGCGCGCCCGTAGTGGCGGAAACCGTTGCGGTGCAGCACCCGCTGGGAGGCAAGGTTGTGGGGCAGCGTCCCGGCCTCGAGGCGGTGCAGGCGCCATACCTCCCAGGCCTGCACGCAGATCGCCCCCACGGCGCGGCTGGCCAGGCCACGCCCGGTGCGATCCTCGGCGACCCAGTAGCCCACGCTCGCGTGCTGGGCGGCGCCGCGGACGATGGTGCTGAGGTTGATCCGCCCCGCGACCTCGCCCTCGTCGTCGAGGATGACGTAGGGCGCCATCCGGCCGCCGTCCTGCTCCGCCAGCGCCTTCTCCACCAGCTCGCGCTGCCCGGCCTCGGTCCAGAAGCGATCGGGCCGCCGCGGCTCCCAGGGGCGCAGGTAGTCCCGGTTGGCGACGACGAGGCGGGTCAGCGCCGGGACGTCCGGCAGGGCCAGGGGGCGTATGACGGGGGAGGGCACGCCCACATCCTCGCAGGCGGGGGACCTCACCGGCGGGTCAGCAGGACGAGCACCTCGGCGTGCCGGGTCTGGGGGAACATGTCCACCGTCCGGGCGGCCGTCACCCGCATCCCGGGCATGGCGTCCAGGTCGCGGGCGAGGGTGGTCGGGTTGCAGCTGGAGTAGACCACGGTGCCCGCCGGCCCCGTCTCGAGCTGCCGGGCCAGGTCGACGCCGATACCGCGCCGCGGCGGGTTGACGACCACCAGGTCGGGCCGCGAGTCCTCCTGCGCGGCCAAGGATCTCGCGTCCCCATCCAGGAATCGCGCCGAGGCCAGGCCCAGCCCGGCCGCCGACCGGCGGGCGGAGCGGATGGCCTCGGGCGAGACCTCGATGCCGAGCACGTCGAGCTCGCGACCCGCGGCGCGGGCCCGGTGCGCCGCGTGCAGCGCGAAGCCGCCCACGCCGCAGTACAGGTCCCACATCCGCCGTGGGGCGGCCGCCTCGATCCAGTCGCCGGCCTGGCGGTAGAGCGTGTCGGCCATCGCCGTGCTGGTCTGGAAGAAGCTGCGGGTGCCCAGGTGCAGCACCACGTCGGCGACCGGCATCGGCAGGGTGTCCGCGCCGGTCAGGACGACCTCCTCGTCGCCCTCCAGGACGGCCGCGTGGGCGGGTTGCAGGTTGACCGACAGCACCCGCAGCCCGGGCAGCCGCTCCTGCAGCAGCGGCACCGAGCGGCGCACCCGCCCGAGCTGGTTGGTCGAGCGCAGGACGACGCGCACCATGAGCTCGCCCGCGGGAGAGGCGGTCACGAGCAGGTGCTTGAGCTCGCCCTGCCGCGCCGCGGCGTCGTACGGCTGCAGCCCGATCTCGGGGACCGCCGCGGCGAGCCGCAGCACCGCGTCGTGCAGCCCGGGCTCGTAGAGACCGCAGCGGCGCAGGTCGACCCCGCGCAGGTCGCCGTCGAGGATCCCGAAGGTCGGCGCGGCCGTGGTGCCGCCGACGGCAAGCTTGGCCTTGTTGCGAAACCCGCTCTCGGGCGAGGGGATCGCGGGCAGCCAGGCGCCCTCCTCGACGTGCGCGGCCAGGGTGCTCGCGACCGTGCGCTGCAGGTCGGCGAGCTGGTCGGCGTAGGGCACCCCCATCAGGGTGCACGAGCGGCACCGTCCCGCGTCGAAGTAGTCGCACTGCATGGGGTCAGGCTAGGCGTCCGGCCAGGTCAGCTGCTGCCTGCTGGTGAAGGAGCGCTCGGTGCCGTCCACGGGGTCGACGAAGTCCAGGCGCCGAGCGAGCAGCCGCAGCGGGTCGGTGAAGTCGTCGACGGCGTCGGCGAGCACCTGCGGATAGAGCGGGTCCCCGACGATCGGGATGCCCAGGGAGTGCAGGTGGACGCGCAGCTGGTGGGTGCGGCCGGTGCGCGGGGACAGGCGGTAGCGCGCGAACGACCCTCGCACCTCGACCAGCTCGACCAGCGTCTCGGCGTTGGGCTCGGCGTCGGGGACCTCCCGGGCGGTCAGGACGCAGCGGTCCTTGATCAGGTGGCTGCGCACGACGAGGGGCAGCTCCAGGCCCAGGCGGTGCGGCGCGATCGCCTCGTAGGTCTTGCGGGGCACCCGCTGCTCGAACATCTGCTGGTAGGGCGCTCGCCAGCGCTGCTCGGTGGTGAGCAGCAGCACGCCGGCGGTCAGCCGGTCCAGGCGGTGGGCGGGCCCGAGCCCGGGCAGGTCGAGCAGCCGGCG
Encoded here:
- a CDS encoding OsmC family protein, translated to MTTPGSPDTRRAVDMERTSLGFYTATNVRGGTLRVGSGEDADFTPVELLLAAIGGCTMIDVDNITSRRAEPTHLRVTVSGDKVKVDGAAQMTGLTVTWDVAYPEGPEGDQARAVLHDTIRMSHDRLCTVGRTVEVGSPIGDEMA
- a CDS encoding glutamate-cysteine ligase family protein, whose product is MGQEITAGINAREHRQRYREKVQQCVDVLERMLRLKDFETSEPQAGLEIELNLVGPDMRASMTNEHVLAQIDDPIFQTELARYNIELNVDPEPLAGDRGLDLEAHLREHLDAARSRTGDVEIVTVGILPTLMPEELTRDAITPSPRYLALDEAIMEARGEDLLLDMEGRSGERLTTFVDTIAAESACTSVQCHLQVAPVDFAASWNAAQAIAGVQLAVGANSPYLFGRQLWAETRIQLFHQATDTRPIELRNQGVRPRVWFGERWVTSIFDLFEENVRYFPALLPEMSDEDPVQVLESGAAPVMSELTLHNGTVYRWNRPIYDTVDGKPHLRVENRVLPAGPTVADTVANAALYYGLVNALVRQERPVWSKMSFAAAKENFFAGARRGFNAHLYWPGRGDVPVDELVLRQLLPMADAGLEDWGVSTKARDRYLGIVEDRCKAERNGASWQVACVERLEERGANRDEALRRMLQRYIEQMHEGEPVHTWSLPR
- a CDS encoding DUF2695 domain-containing protein — translated: MSGSVVEQDAVRELMGARPGECVVCYTGRMVERFGCDGSWRWVQTWRGQCAPRACRVEGRMAARGASCDCEIHLRGYEIEPRLLSVAWDGLVDGAPQCLGVRKGSTQPCRLWRPPVPGWWVTTTHLART
- a CDS encoding ArsR/SmtB family transcription factor — protein: MHASPQEPVWSDDVVSLAVEVLRVLADPTRLQLAGLLLDEERSVSELAALTGRPVPGVSQHLARMRMARLVITRKQGSSVLYRVENGHVRQLVVDTIGHVEHLLDDVPAHHRRQES
- a CDS encoding methyltransferase domain-containing protein gives rise to the protein MQCDYFDAGRCRSCTLMGVPYADQLADLQRTVASTLAAHVEEGAWLPAIPSPESGFRNKAKLAVGGTTAAPTFGILDGDLRGVDLRRCGLYEPGLHDAVLRLAAAVPEIGLQPYDAAARQGELKHLLVTASPAGELMVRVVLRSTNQLGRVRRSVPLLQERLPGLRVLSVNLQPAHAAVLEGDEEVVLTGADTLPMPVADVVLHLGTRSFFQTSTAMADTLYRQAGDWIEAAAPRRMWDLYCGVGGFALHAAHRARAAGRELDVLGIEVSPEAIRSARRSAAGLGLASARFLDGDARSLAAQEDSRPDLVVVNPPRRGIGVDLARQLETGPAGTVVYSSCNPTTLARDLDAMPGMRVTAARTVDMFPQTRHAEVLVLLTRR
- a CDS encoding histidine phosphatase family protein, whose translation is MTETTVTRTGAPGAQPGRPVPEGRLVLMRHGETEWSKAMRHTGLSDIPLTAAGEEAARRSAVLLEEFDFALVLTSPLERARRTAELVGLTGTQVDADLVEWDYGGYEGRTTAEIREELGYDWTVWQDGVVPGDTPGESIEQVAARVRTVIDRVMPLLVDGKDVALVGHGHTTRILTSVWLRTEPRFGAQLELDAGSVSVLGYERRSPSIQRWNQPAPH
- a CDS encoding pseudouridine synthase, yielding MPPRSPLPPRHGLQAAWVRTPDRDRTPDPAPTTMREWLRHKLPREVDVEQMLAAGRFVDDHGRSWTGDEPYRPHTFVWFHRDLREEPEVPGELTVLHQDERIVVVDKPHFLSSIPRGRHVAQSVVVRARRLLDLPGLGPAHRLDRLTAGVLLLTTEQRWRAPYQQMFEQRVPRKTYEAIAPHRLGLELPLVVRSHLIKDRCVLTAREVPDAEPNAETLVELVEVRGSFARYRLSPRTGRTHQLRVHLHSLGIPIVGDPLYPQVLADAVDDFTDPLRLLARRLDFVDPVDGTERSFTSRQQLTWPDA
- a CDS encoding GNAT family N-acetyltransferase gives rise to the protein MPSPVIRPLALPDVPALTRLVVANRDYLRPWEPRRPDRFWTEAGQRELVEKALAEQDGGRMAPYVILDDEGEVAGRINLSTIVRGAAQHASVGYWVAEDRTGRGLASRAVGAICVQAWEVWRLHRLEAGTLPHNLASQRVLHRNGFRHYGRATKYLHIDGRYQDHELFELLAPDLR
- a CDS encoding cation diffusion facilitator family transporter; translation: MNGRPRSHDEHPRREHDHAEHDGHGHGGHHHHDEGHHHGHGGGLAARARHTLSDLVGAHSHDPADQVDDALEADVRGRRALWISLAGLAVTAVLQGVVVALTGSVALLGDTLHNVADAATAIPLLLAFWLGRRPADDRYTYGYGRAEDLAGVFVVAMIALSSLLAGWEAVDRLLHPREVTGLWAVAAAGVVGFLGNELVARYRIRVGRQIGSAALVADGLHARTDGFTSLAVVLGAAGVALGLPWADPAVGLLIALAIVGVLRQAVVQVGRRLMDAVEPRLVHLAHEAAATTPGVLGVTRLQLRWIGHTLHATARVQVDPTLSFAEAHEVAHVVQTRMHAALPRLGDAVVHPSPADPSHGGAAAASDATGSVTTRANATTPVVCLGHGAPA